A stretch of the Macaca mulatta isolate MMU2019108-1 chromosome 16, T2T-MMU8v2.0, whole genome shotgun sequence genome encodes the following:
- the ERBB2 gene encoding receptor tyrosine-protein kinase erbB-2 isoform X6, producing MQLEGASWERACSQSQEEEEVEEEGCLRKYKNEVVELRFPSIGTGETRGAAWAAVRPFPRGSFRRRAPGPHPSPHPAPHALPAGSSRSHGAGAAVSTMELAAWYRWGLLLALLPPGAAGTQVCTGTDMKLRLPASPETHLDMLRHLYQGCQVVQGNLELTYLPTNASLSFLQDIQEVQGYVLIAHNQVRQVPLQRLRIVRGTQLFEDNYALAVLDNGDPLNNTTPVTGASPGGLRELQLRSLTEILKGGVLIQRNPQLCYQDTILWKDIFHKNNQLALTLIDTNRSRACHPCSPVCKGSRCWGESSEDCQSLTRTVCAGGCARCKGPLPTDCCHEQCAAGCTGPKHSDCLACLHFNHSGICELHCPALVTYNTDTFESMPNPEGRYTFGASCVTACPYNYLSTDVGSCTLVCPLHNQEVTAEDGTQRCEKCSKPCARVCYGLGMEHLREVRAVTSANIQEFAGCKKIFGSLAFLPESFDGDPASNTAPLQPEQLRVFETLEEITGYLYISAWPDSLPDLSVLQNLQVIRGRILHNGAYSLTLQGLGISWLGLRSLRELGSGLALIHHNTRLCFVHTVPWDQLFRNPHQALLHTANRPEDECVPCGPFLLTAVGEGLACHQLCARGHCWGPGPTQCVNCSQFLRGQECVEECRVLQGLPREYVNARHCLPCHPECQPQNGSVTCFGPEADQCVACAHYKDPPFCVARCPSGVKPDLSYMPIWKFPDEEGTCQPCPINCTHSCVDLDDKGCPAEQRASPLTSIISAVVGILLVVVLGVVFGILIKRRQQKIRKYTMRRLLQETELVEPLTPSGAMPNQAQMRILKETELRKVKVLGSGAFGTVYKGIWIPDGENVKIPVAIKVLRENTSPKANKEILDEAYVMAGVGSPYVSRLLGICLTSTVQLVTQLMPYGCLLDHVRENRGRLGSQDLLNWCMQIAKGMSYLEDVRLVHRDLAARNVLVKSPNHVKITDFGLARLLDIDETEYHADGGKVPIKWMALESILRRRFTHQSDVWSYGVTVWELMTFGAKPYDGIPAREIPDLLEKGERLPQPPICTIDVYMIMVKCWMIDSECRPRFRELVSEFSRMARDPQRFVVIQNEDLGPASPLDSTFYRSLLEDDDMGDLVDAEEYLVPQQGFFCPDPAPGTGGMVHHRHRSSSTRSGGGDLTLGLEPSEEEAPRSPRAPSEGTGSDVFDGDLGMGAAKGLQSLPAHDPSPLQRYSEDPTVPLPSETDGYVAPLTCSPQPEYVNQPDVRPQPPSPQEGPLSPARPTGATLERPKTLSPGKNGVVKDVFAFGGAVENPEYLAPRGGAAPQPHLPPAFSPAFDNLYYWDQDPSERGAPPSTFKGTPTAENPEYLGLDMPV from the exons ATGCAGTTGGAGGGGGCGAGCTGGGAGCGCGCTTGCTCCCAatcacaggaggaggaggaggtggaggaggagggctgCTTGAGGAAGTATAAGAATGAAGTTGTGGAACTGAGATTCCCCTCCATTGGGACCGGAGAAACCAGGGGAGCCGCCTGGGCAGCTGTGCGCCCCTTCCCACGGGGCTCTTTCCGGCGCCGCGCGCCCGGCCCCCACCCCTCGCCGCACCCCGCGCCCCACGCCCTCCCAGCCGGGTCCAGCCGGAGCCATGGGGCCGGAGCCGCAGTGAGCACCATGGAGCTGGCGGCCTGGTACCGCTGGGGGCTCCTCCTCGCCCTCTTGCCCCCCGGAGCTGCGGGCACCCAAG TGTGCACCGGCACAGACATGAAGCTGCGGCTCCCTGCCAGTCCCGAGACCCACCTGGACATGCTCCGCCACCTCTACCAGGGCTGCCAGGTGGTGCAGGGTAACCTGGAACTCACCTACCTGCCCACCAATGCCAGCCTCTCCTTCCTGCAG GATATCCAGGAGGTGCAGGGCTACGTGCTCATCGCTCACAACCAAGTGAGGCAGGTCCCACTGCAGAGGCTGCGGATTGTGCGAGGCACCCAGCTCTTTGAGGACAACTATGCCCTGGCCGTGCTAGACAATGGAGACCCGCTGAACAATACCACCCCTGTCACAGGGGCCTCCCCAGGAGGCCTGCGGGAGCTGCAGCTTCGAAGCCTCACAG AGATCTTGAAAGGAGGGGTCTTGATCCAGCGGAACCCCCAGCTCTGCTACCAGGACACGATTTTGTGGAAGGACATCTTCCATAAGAACAACCAGCTGGCTCTCACACTGATCGACACCAACCGCTCTCGGGCCT GCCACCCCTGTTCTCCAGTGTGTAAGGGCTCCCGCTGCTGGGGAGAGAGTTCTGAGGATTGTCAGAGCC TGACGCGCACTGTCTGTGCCGGTGGCTGTGCCCGCTGCAAGGGGCCACTGCCCACTGACTGCTGCCATGAGCAGTGTGCTGCCGGCTGCACGGGCCCCAAGCACTCTGACTGCCTG gcctgcctccacTTCAACCACAGCGGCATCTGTGAACTGCACTGCCCAGCCCTGGTCACCTACAACACAGACACCTTTGAGTCCATGCCCAACCCCGAGGGCCGGTATACATTCGGCGCCAGCTGTGTGACTGCCTGTCCCT ACAACTACCTTTCTACGGACGTGGGATCCTGCACCCTCGTCTGCCCCCTGCACAACCAAGAGGTGACAGCGGAGGACGGAACACAGCGATGTGAGAAGTGCAGCAAGCCCTGTGCCCGAG TGTGCTATGGTCTGGGCATGGAGCACTTGCGAGAGGTGAGGGCGGTCACCAGTGCCAATATCCAGGAGTTTGCTGGCTGCAAGAAGATCTTTGGGAGCTTGGCATTTCTGCCAGAGAGCTTTGATGG CGACCCAGCCTCCAACACCGCCCCGCTTCAGCCGGAGCAGCTCCGAGTGTTTGAGACTCTGGAAGAGATCACAG GTTACCTATACATCTCAGCATGGCCAGACAGCCTGCCTGACCTTAGCGTCCTCCAGAACCTGCAAGTAATCCGGGGACGAATTCTGCACAA TGGCGCCTACTCACTGACCCTGCAAGGGCTGGGCATCAGCTGGCTGGGGCTGCGCTCGCTGAGGGAACTGGGCAGTGGACTGGCCCTCATCCACCATAACACCCGCCTCTGCTTTGTGCACACGGTGCCCTGGGACCAGCTCTTCCGGAACCCGCACCAAGCCCTGCTCCACACTGCCAACCGGCCAGAGGACGAGTGTG TCCCCTGCGGTCCCTTCCTCCTCACTGCAGTGGGCGAGGGCCTGGCCTGCCACCAGCTGTGCGCCCGAGGGCACTGCTGGGGTCCAGGGCCCACCCAGTGTGTCAACTGCAGCCAGTTCCTTCGGGGCCAGGAGTGCGTGGAGGAATGCCGAGTACTGCAGGG GCTCCCCAGGGAGTATGTGaatgccagacactgtttgccGTGCCACCCTGAGTGTCAGCCCCAGAATGGCTCAGTGACATGTTTTGGACCG GAGGCTGACCAGTGTGTGGCCTGTGCCCACTATAAGGACCCTCCCTTCTGCGTGGCCCGCTGCCCCAGCGGTGTGAAACCTGACCTCTCCTACATGCCCATCTGGAAGTTTCCAGATGAGGAGGGCACGTGCCAGCCTTGCCCCATCAACTGCACCCACTC CTGTGTGGACCTGGATGACAAGGGCTGCCCCGCCGAGCAGAGAGCCAG CCCTCTGACGTCCATCATCTCTGCTGTGGTGGGCATTCTGCTGGTCGTGGTCTTGGGGGTGGTCTTTGGAATCCTCATCAAGCGACGGCAGCAGAAGATCCGGAAGTACACGATGCGGAGGCTGCTGCAGGAAACGGAG CTGGTGGAGCCACTGACACCGAGTGGAGCGATGCCCAACCAGGCGCAGATGCGGATCCTGAAAGAGACGGAGCTGAGGAAGGTGAAGGTGCTTGGATCTGGAGCTTTTGGCACAGTCTACAAG GGCATCTGGATCCCTGATGGGGAGAATGTGAAAATTCCAGTGGCCATCAAAGTGTTGAGGGAAAACACATCCCCCAAAGCCAACAAAGAAATCTTAGAT GAAGCATACGTGATGGCTGGTGTGGGCTCCCCATATGTCTCCCGCCTCCTGGGCATCTGCCTGACATCCACGGTGCAGCTGGTGACACAGCTTATGCCCTATGGCTGCCTCTTAGACCATGTCCGAGAAAACCGCGGACGCCTGGGCTCCCAGGACCTGCTGAACTGGTGTATGCAGATTGCCAAG GGGATGAGCTACCTGGAGGATGTGCGGCTCGTACACAGGGACTTGGCTGCTCGGAACGTGCTGGTCAAGAGTCCCAACCATGTCAAAATTACAGACTTTGGGCTGGCTCGGCTGCTGGACATTGACGAGACAGAGTaccatgcagatgggggcaag GTGCCCATCAAGTGGATGGCGCTGGAGTCCATTCTCCGACGGCGGTTCACCCACCAGAGTGATGTGTGGAGTTATG GTGTGACTGTGTGGGAGCTGATGACTTTTGGGGCCAAACCTTACGATGGGATCCCAGCCCGGGAGATCCCTGACCTGCTGGAAAAGGGGGAGCGGCTGCCCCAGCCCCCCATCTGCACCATTGATGTCTACATGATCATGGTCAAAT gttGGATGATTGACTCTGAATGTCGGCCGAGATTCCGGGAGTTGGTGTCGGAATTCTCCCGCATGGCCAGGGACCCCCAGCGCTTTGTGGTCATCCAG AATGAGGACTTGGGCCCAGCCAGTCCCTTGGACAGCACCTTCTACCGCTCACTGCTGGAGGACGATGACATGGGGGACCTGGTGGATGCTGAGGAGTATCTGGTACCCCAGCAGGGCTTCTTCTGTCCAGACCCTGCCCCGGGCACTGGGGGCATGGTCCACCACAGGCACCGCAGCTCATCTACCAGG AGTGGCGGTGGGGACCTGACGCTAGGGCTGGAGCCCTCTGAAGAGGAGGCCCCCAGGTCTCCACGGGCACCCTCCGAAGGGACTGGCTCTGATGTATTTGATGGTGACCTAGGAATGGGGGCAGCCAAGGGGCTGCAAAGCCTCCCCGCACATGACCCCAGCCCTCTACAGCGGTACAGTGAGGACCCCACGGTACCCCTGCCCTCTGAGACTGACGGCTACGTTGCCCCCCTGACCTGCAGTCCCCAGCCCG AATATGTGAACCAGCCAGATGTTCGGCCACAGCCCCCTTCGCCCCAAGAGGGCCCTCTGTCTCCTGCCCGACCTACTGGTGCCACTCTGGAAAGGCCCAAGACTCTCTCCCCAGGGAAGAATGGGGTTGTCAAAGACGTTTTTGCCTTTGGGGGTGCTGTGGAGAACCCCGAGTACTTGGCACCCCGGGGAGGAGCTGCCCCTCAGCCCCACCTTCCTCCTGCCTTCAGCCCAGCCTTCGACAACCTCTATTACTGGGACCAGGACCCATCAGAGCGGGGGGCTCCACCTAGCACCTTCAAAGGGACACCTACGGCAGAGAACCCAGAGTACCTGGGTCTGGACATGCCAGTGTGA
- the ERBB2 gene encoding receptor tyrosine-protein kinase erbB-2 isoform X12 produces the protein MQLEGASWERACSQSQEEEEVEEEGCLRKYKNEVVELRFPSIGTGETRGAAWAAVRPFPRGSFRRRAPGPHPSPHPAPHALPAGSSRSHGAGAAVSTMELAAWYRWGLLLALLPPGAAGTQVCTGTDMKLRLPASPETHLDMLRHLYQGCQVVQGNLELTYLPTNASLSFLQDIQEVQGYVLIAHNQVRQVPLQRLRIVRGTQLFEDNYALAVLDNGDPLNNTTPVTGASPGGLRELQLRSLTEILKGGVLIQRNPQLCYQDTILWKDIFHKNNQLALTLIDTNRSRACHPCSPVCKGSRCWGESSEDCQSLTRTVCAGGCARCKGPLPTDCCHEQCAAGCTGPKHSDCLACLHFNHSGICELHCPALVTYNTDTFESMPNPEGRYTFGASCVTACPYNYLSTDVGSCTLVCPLHNQEVTAEDGTQRCEKCSKPCARVCYGLGMEHLREVRAVTSANIQEFAGCKKIFGSLAFLPESFDGDPASNTAPLQPEQLRVFETLEEITGYLYISAWPDSLPDLSVLQNLQVIRGRILHNGAYSLTLQGLGISWLGLRSLRELGSGLALIHHNTRLCFVHTVPWDQLFRNPHQALLHTANRPEDECVGEGLACHQLCARGHCWGPGPTQCVNCSQFLRGQECVEECRVLQGLPREYVNARHCLPCHPECQPQNGSVTCFGPEADQCVACAHYKDPPFCVARCPSGVKPDLSYMPIWKFPDEEGTCQPCPINCTHSCVDLDDKGCPAEQRASPLTSIISAVVGILLVVVLGVVFGILIKRRQQKIRKYTMRRLLQETELVEPLTPSGAMPNQAQMRILKETELRKVKGIWIPDGENVKIPVAIKVLRENTSPKANKEILDEAYVMAGVGSPYVSRLLGICLTSTVQLVTQLMPYGCLLDHVRENRGRLGSQDLLNWCMQIAKGMSYLEDVRLVHRDLAARNVLVKSPNHVKITDFGLARLLDIDETEYHADGGKVPIKWMALESILRRRFTHQSDVWSYGVTVWELMTFGAKPYDGIPAREIPDLLEKGERLPQPPICTIDVYMIMVKCWMIDSECRPRFRELVSEFSRMARDPQRFVVIQNEDLGPASPLDSTFYRSLLEDDDMGDLVDAEEYLVPQQGFFCPDPAPGTGGMVHHRHRSSSTRSGGGDLTLGLEPSEEEAPRSPRAPSEGTGSDVFDGDLGMGAAKGLQSLPAHDPSPLQRYSEDPTVPLPSETDGYVAPLTCSPQPEYVNQPDVRPQPPSPQEGPLSPARPTGATLERPKTLSPGKNGVVKDVFAFGGAVENPEYLAPRGGAAPQPHLPPAFSPAFDNLYYWDQDPSERGAPPSTFKGTPTAENPEYLGLDMPV, from the exons ATGCAGTTGGAGGGGGCGAGCTGGGAGCGCGCTTGCTCCCAatcacaggaggaggaggaggtggaggaggagggctgCTTGAGGAAGTATAAGAATGAAGTTGTGGAACTGAGATTCCCCTCCATTGGGACCGGAGAAACCAGGGGAGCCGCCTGGGCAGCTGTGCGCCCCTTCCCACGGGGCTCTTTCCGGCGCCGCGCGCCCGGCCCCCACCCCTCGCCGCACCCCGCGCCCCACGCCCTCCCAGCCGGGTCCAGCCGGAGCCATGGGGCCGGAGCCGCAGTGAGCACCATGGAGCTGGCGGCCTGGTACCGCTGGGGGCTCCTCCTCGCCCTCTTGCCCCCCGGAGCTGCGGGCACCCAAG TGTGCACCGGCACAGACATGAAGCTGCGGCTCCCTGCCAGTCCCGAGACCCACCTGGACATGCTCCGCCACCTCTACCAGGGCTGCCAGGTGGTGCAGGGTAACCTGGAACTCACCTACCTGCCCACCAATGCCAGCCTCTCCTTCCTGCAG GATATCCAGGAGGTGCAGGGCTACGTGCTCATCGCTCACAACCAAGTGAGGCAGGTCCCACTGCAGAGGCTGCGGATTGTGCGAGGCACCCAGCTCTTTGAGGACAACTATGCCCTGGCCGTGCTAGACAATGGAGACCCGCTGAACAATACCACCCCTGTCACAGGGGCCTCCCCAGGAGGCCTGCGGGAGCTGCAGCTTCGAAGCCTCACAG AGATCTTGAAAGGAGGGGTCTTGATCCAGCGGAACCCCCAGCTCTGCTACCAGGACACGATTTTGTGGAAGGACATCTTCCATAAGAACAACCAGCTGGCTCTCACACTGATCGACACCAACCGCTCTCGGGCCT GCCACCCCTGTTCTCCAGTGTGTAAGGGCTCCCGCTGCTGGGGAGAGAGTTCTGAGGATTGTCAGAGCC TGACGCGCACTGTCTGTGCCGGTGGCTGTGCCCGCTGCAAGGGGCCACTGCCCACTGACTGCTGCCATGAGCAGTGTGCTGCCGGCTGCACGGGCCCCAAGCACTCTGACTGCCTG gcctgcctccacTTCAACCACAGCGGCATCTGTGAACTGCACTGCCCAGCCCTGGTCACCTACAACACAGACACCTTTGAGTCCATGCCCAACCCCGAGGGCCGGTATACATTCGGCGCCAGCTGTGTGACTGCCTGTCCCT ACAACTACCTTTCTACGGACGTGGGATCCTGCACCCTCGTCTGCCCCCTGCACAACCAAGAGGTGACAGCGGAGGACGGAACACAGCGATGTGAGAAGTGCAGCAAGCCCTGTGCCCGAG TGTGCTATGGTCTGGGCATGGAGCACTTGCGAGAGGTGAGGGCGGTCACCAGTGCCAATATCCAGGAGTTTGCTGGCTGCAAGAAGATCTTTGGGAGCTTGGCATTTCTGCCAGAGAGCTTTGATGG CGACCCAGCCTCCAACACCGCCCCGCTTCAGCCGGAGCAGCTCCGAGTGTTTGAGACTCTGGAAGAGATCACAG GTTACCTATACATCTCAGCATGGCCAGACAGCCTGCCTGACCTTAGCGTCCTCCAGAACCTGCAAGTAATCCGGGGACGAATTCTGCACAA TGGCGCCTACTCACTGACCCTGCAAGGGCTGGGCATCAGCTGGCTGGGGCTGCGCTCGCTGAGGGAACTGGGCAGTGGACTGGCCCTCATCCACCATAACACCCGCCTCTGCTTTGTGCACACGGTGCCCTGGGACCAGCTCTTCCGGAACCCGCACCAAGCCCTGCTCCACACTGCCAACCGGCCAGAGGACGAGTGTG TGGGCGAGGGCCTGGCCTGCCACCAGCTGTGCGCCCGAGGGCACTGCTGGGGTCCAGGGCCCACCCAGTGTGTCAACTGCAGCCAGTTCCTTCGGGGCCAGGAGTGCGTGGAGGAATGCCGAGTACTGCAGGG GCTCCCCAGGGAGTATGTGaatgccagacactgtttgccGTGCCACCCTGAGTGTCAGCCCCAGAATGGCTCAGTGACATGTTTTGGACCG GAGGCTGACCAGTGTGTGGCCTGTGCCCACTATAAGGACCCTCCCTTCTGCGTGGCCCGCTGCCCCAGCGGTGTGAAACCTGACCTCTCCTACATGCCCATCTGGAAGTTTCCAGATGAGGAGGGCACGTGCCAGCCTTGCCCCATCAACTGCACCCACTC CTGTGTGGACCTGGATGACAAGGGCTGCCCCGCCGAGCAGAGAGCCAG CCCTCTGACGTCCATCATCTCTGCTGTGGTGGGCATTCTGCTGGTCGTGGTCTTGGGGGTGGTCTTTGGAATCCTCATCAAGCGACGGCAGCAGAAGATCCGGAAGTACACGATGCGGAGGCTGCTGCAGGAAACGGAG CTGGTGGAGCCACTGACACCGAGTGGAGCGATGCCCAACCAGGCGCAGATGCGGATCCTGAAAGAGACGGAGCTGAGGAAGGTGAAG GGCATCTGGATCCCTGATGGGGAGAATGTGAAAATTCCAGTGGCCATCAAAGTGTTGAGGGAAAACACATCCCCCAAAGCCAACAAAGAAATCTTAGAT GAAGCATACGTGATGGCTGGTGTGGGCTCCCCATATGTCTCCCGCCTCCTGGGCATCTGCCTGACATCCACGGTGCAGCTGGTGACACAGCTTATGCCCTATGGCTGCCTCTTAGACCATGTCCGAGAAAACCGCGGACGCCTGGGCTCCCAGGACCTGCTGAACTGGTGTATGCAGATTGCCAAG GGGATGAGCTACCTGGAGGATGTGCGGCTCGTACACAGGGACTTGGCTGCTCGGAACGTGCTGGTCAAGAGTCCCAACCATGTCAAAATTACAGACTTTGGGCTGGCTCGGCTGCTGGACATTGACGAGACAGAGTaccatgcagatgggggcaag GTGCCCATCAAGTGGATGGCGCTGGAGTCCATTCTCCGACGGCGGTTCACCCACCAGAGTGATGTGTGGAGTTATG GTGTGACTGTGTGGGAGCTGATGACTTTTGGGGCCAAACCTTACGATGGGATCCCAGCCCGGGAGATCCCTGACCTGCTGGAAAAGGGGGAGCGGCTGCCCCAGCCCCCCATCTGCACCATTGATGTCTACATGATCATGGTCAAAT gttGGATGATTGACTCTGAATGTCGGCCGAGATTCCGGGAGTTGGTGTCGGAATTCTCCCGCATGGCCAGGGACCCCCAGCGCTTTGTGGTCATCCAG AATGAGGACTTGGGCCCAGCCAGTCCCTTGGACAGCACCTTCTACCGCTCACTGCTGGAGGACGATGACATGGGGGACCTGGTGGATGCTGAGGAGTATCTGGTACCCCAGCAGGGCTTCTTCTGTCCAGACCCTGCCCCGGGCACTGGGGGCATGGTCCACCACAGGCACCGCAGCTCATCTACCAGG AGTGGCGGTGGGGACCTGACGCTAGGGCTGGAGCCCTCTGAAGAGGAGGCCCCCAGGTCTCCACGGGCACCCTCCGAAGGGACTGGCTCTGATGTATTTGATGGTGACCTAGGAATGGGGGCAGCCAAGGGGCTGCAAAGCCTCCCCGCACATGACCCCAGCCCTCTACAGCGGTACAGTGAGGACCCCACGGTACCCCTGCCCTCTGAGACTGACGGCTACGTTGCCCCCCTGACCTGCAGTCCCCAGCCCG AATATGTGAACCAGCCAGATGTTCGGCCACAGCCCCCTTCGCCCCAAGAGGGCCCTCTGTCTCCTGCCCGACCTACTGGTGCCACTCTGGAAAGGCCCAAGACTCTCTCCCCAGGGAAGAATGGGGTTGTCAAAGACGTTTTTGCCTTTGGGGGTGCTGTGGAGAACCCCGAGTACTTGGCACCCCGGGGAGGAGCTGCCCCTCAGCCCCACCTTCCTCCTGCCTTCAGCCCAGCCTTCGACAACCTCTATTACTGGGACCAGGACCCATCAGAGCGGGGGGCTCCACCTAGCACCTTCAAAGGGACACCTACGGCAGAGAACCCAGAGTACCTGGGTCTGGACATGCCAGTGTGA